In the genome of Nocardioides marmoribigeumensis, one region contains:
- a CDS encoding heavy-metal-associated domain-containing protein → MNTAARLGWYAGGLAVAFGGAFAAADAVVPQSTVDRWTEQAQGHEMGSETSMDPDAGHGGHGAAGSTTSAAVRGVRSAQDGYLLGPVTAPGRAGEAGRLSFRLLDDRGQPLTDYVTEHGKELHLIVVRTDGAQFRHVHPRRDARGTWSLPWSWDAAGTYRVYADFVPASAPHGDAVTLTRTVEVAGAFTPVAATPSRTATVDGFTVELSGDLVAGTSSPLTLTVSREGRPVTTLQPYLGAFGHLVALRQGDLAYLHVHPEGHEPSAGQTSGPDVAFMAEVPTPGRYLLHLDFRVDGTVHSAPFVVDTTPARTP, encoded by the coding sequence ATGAACACCGCTGCGCGTCTCGGGTGGTACGCCGGCGGGCTGGCCGTGGCGTTCGGGGGTGCGTTCGCCGCCGCGGACGCCGTGGTCCCCCAGAGCACCGTGGACCGGTGGACCGAGCAGGCCCAGGGGCACGAGATGGGCAGCGAGACGAGCATGGATCCCGACGCGGGGCACGGTGGGCACGGCGCCGCCGGGTCCACGACCTCAGCGGCGGTCCGCGGCGTGAGGAGCGCCCAGGACGGTTACCTGCTCGGTCCCGTCACCGCACCTGGCCGCGCCGGCGAGGCCGGCCGGCTGTCGTTCCGACTCCTCGACGACCGCGGCCAGCCGCTCACCGACTACGTCACCGAGCACGGCAAGGAGCTGCACCTGATCGTCGTACGCACGGACGGGGCGCAGTTCCGCCACGTCCACCCGAGGAGGGACGCGCGCGGCACCTGGTCGCTCCCCTGGAGCTGGGACGCCGCCGGCACCTACCGGGTCTATGCCGACTTCGTCCCCGCGTCCGCCCCGCACGGGGACGCGGTCACCCTGACCCGCACCGTCGAGGTGGCGGGCGCGTTCACCCCCGTCGCCGCCACGCCGTCGCGCACGGCGACCGTCGACGGCTTCACCGTGGAGCTGTCCGGGGACCTGGTCGCGGGCACGTCCTCCCCGCTGACGCTGACCGTCTCGCGCGAGGGGCGGCCGGTGACCACCTTGCAGCCCTACCTCGGGGCGTTCGGGCACCTGGTCGCCCTGCGCCAGGGTGACCTGGCCTACCTCCACGTCCACCCCGAGGGCCACGAGCCCAGCGCCGGGCAGACCTCCGGGCCGGACGTGGCGTTCATGGCCGAGGTCCCGACCCCGGGCCGCTACCTGCTCCACCTGGACTTCCGCGTCGACGGCACGGTCCACTCCGCCCCCTTCGTGGTCGACACCACCCCAGCGAGGACACCATGA
- a CDS encoding heavy metal translocating P-type ATPase, with protein sequence MTASPTRPAARGDGIELEIGGMTCASCAMRIEKKLNKLDGVTATVNYATEKAQVHVPEGLDPQTLIAEVAKAGYTATLPRPAAAEPSDEEERPDTELVALRQRLVGSVVLAVPVIAMSMAPALQFDYWQWASLTLAAPVVVWAAWPFHKAAWANLRHGTATMDTLVSMGTLAAFVWSLYALFLGEAGTPGMTHPFELTVEPTDGASNIYFEVAAGVTMFLLGGRYFEKRSKRRAGAALRALLELGAKDVAVLRDGVEARIPTGELAVGDEFVVRPGEKIATDGVVAAGTSAVDASMLTGESVPVEVREGDAVTGATVNAGGRLVVRATRVGSDTQLAQMARLVEDAQSGKAQVQRLADRVSGIFVPVVIGIAVVTLGAWLGAGFPATAAFTAAVAVLIIACPCALGLATPTALLVGTGRGAQLGILIKGPEVLESTRRVDTVVLDKTGTVTTGRMALVEAVAADGVRREELLRLAGALEAASEHPIAQAIARGAAEEVGPLPTPEDFANLEGRGVQGVVGGHAVLVGRESLLEDWSQHLDADLARAKARAEAQGRTAVAVGWDGAARGVLVVADQVKPTSREAIAQLRSLGLTPVLLTGDHRTVAEQIAAEVGITEVIAEVLPQDKVDVVSRLQAEGKVVAMVGDGVNDAAALAQADLGLAMGTGTDVAIEAADLTLVRGDLRSAADAIRLSRRTLGTIRTNLFWAFGYNVAAIPLAALGLLNPMLAGAAMAFSSVFVVGNSLRLRSFRSRASDSQAVVAAPVPRPAQPVDA encoded by the coding sequence ATGACCGCCTCACCCACCCGGCCCGCAGCAAGGGGCGACGGCATCGAGCTCGAGATCGGCGGCATGACCTGCGCCTCCTGCGCGATGCGCATCGAGAAGAAGCTCAACAAGCTCGACGGCGTGACCGCGACGGTCAACTACGCCACCGAGAAGGCCCAGGTCCACGTCCCCGAGGGGCTCGACCCGCAGACGCTGATCGCGGAGGTGGCCAAGGCCGGCTACACCGCCACGCTGCCCCGCCCCGCCGCGGCCGAGCCCTCCGACGAGGAGGAGCGGCCCGACACCGAGCTGGTCGCACTGCGCCAACGGCTGGTCGGTTCCGTGGTGCTGGCGGTGCCGGTGATCGCGATGTCGATGGCACCGGCGCTCCAGTTCGACTACTGGCAGTGGGCGTCGCTGACCCTCGCCGCACCGGTCGTGGTGTGGGCGGCCTGGCCGTTCCACAAGGCCGCCTGGGCCAACCTGCGTCACGGCACCGCCACGATGGACACGCTGGTGTCGATGGGCACCCTGGCCGCGTTCGTGTGGTCGCTCTACGCCCTGTTCCTCGGCGAGGCCGGCACCCCCGGCATGACCCACCCGTTCGAGCTGACGGTCGAGCCGACCGACGGCGCGTCCAACATCTACTTCGAGGTCGCGGCCGGCGTGACCATGTTCCTGCTGGGCGGGCGCTACTTCGAGAAGCGGTCCAAGCGGCGTGCCGGGGCGGCGCTGCGCGCGCTGCTCGAGCTGGGCGCCAAGGACGTCGCCGTCCTGCGCGACGGGGTCGAGGCCCGCATCCCGACCGGCGAGCTCGCCGTGGGCGACGAGTTCGTCGTACGCCCCGGGGAGAAGATCGCCACCGACGGCGTGGTCGCCGCGGGCACCTCCGCGGTCGACGCCTCCATGCTCACCGGCGAGTCCGTCCCGGTCGAGGTGCGCGAGGGCGACGCGGTCACCGGCGCCACCGTCAACGCCGGCGGACGCCTGGTCGTGCGGGCGACGCGCGTCGGCTCCGACACCCAGCTGGCGCAGATGGCGAGACTGGTCGAGGACGCCCAGTCGGGCAAGGCCCAGGTGCAGCGGCTCGCCGACCGGGTCTCGGGGATCTTCGTCCCCGTCGTCATCGGCATCGCCGTGGTCACGCTCGGGGCGTGGCTCGGCGCCGGGTTCCCGGCCACCGCCGCCTTCACCGCCGCGGTCGCGGTCCTCATCATCGCCTGCCCGTGCGCGCTGGGCCTGGCCACGCCGACCGCCCTCCTGGTCGGCACCGGCCGGGGCGCGCAGCTGGGCATCCTGATCAAGGGCCCCGAGGTGCTCGAGTCCACGCGCAGGGTCGACACCGTCGTCCTCGACAAGACCGGCACCGTCACGACCGGCCGGATGGCGCTGGTCGAGGCGGTCGCCGCCGACGGCGTACGCCGGGAGGAGCTGCTGCGGCTGGCCGGCGCCCTCGAGGCCGCCTCCGAGCACCCCATCGCCCAGGCGATCGCACGGGGTGCCGCCGAGGAGGTCGGCCCGCTGCCGACACCGGAGGACTTCGCCAACCTCGAGGGCAGGGGCGTCCAGGGCGTCGTCGGCGGGCACGCGGTCCTGGTGGGGCGCGAGTCGCTGCTCGAGGACTGGTCGCAGCACCTCGACGCCGACCTCGCCCGGGCCAAGGCGCGCGCCGAGGCACAGGGCCGGACCGCAGTGGCGGTCGGCTGGGACGGCGCCGCCCGCGGCGTGCTCGTCGTCGCCGACCAGGTGAAGCCGACCAGCCGTGAGGCGATCGCGCAGCTGCGGTCCCTGGGACTGACCCCGGTGCTGCTCACCGGCGACCACCGCACCGTCGCCGAGCAGATCGCCGCAGAGGTGGGGATCACCGAGGTCATCGCCGAGGTCCTGCCCCAGGACAAGGTCGACGTGGTCTCGCGGCTCCAGGCGGAGGGCAAGGTCGTCGCCATGGTCGGCGACGGCGTCAACGACGCCGCCGCCCTGGCCCAGGCCGACCTGGGCCTGGCGATGGGCACCGGCACCGACGTGGCCATCGAGGCCGCCGACCTCACCCTGGTGCGCGGCGACCTGCGCAGCGCCGCCGACGCGATCCGCCTGTCCCGCAGGACGCTCGGGACGATCAGGACCAACCTGTTCTGGGCGTTCGGCTACAACGTGGCCGCGATCCCGCTGGCCGCCCTCGGCCTGCTCAACCCGATGCTCGCCGGCGCGGCGATGGCGTTCTCCAGCGTCTTCGTCGTCGGCAACAGCCTGCGGCTGCGCTCCTTCCGGAGCCGTGCCTCGGACTCCCAGGCCGTCGTGGCCGCCCCTGTGCCCCGCCCCGCCCAGCCCGTAGACGCCTGA
- a CDS encoding metal-sensitive transcriptional regulator, giving the protein MTTAHPHHGYISDKARYLARLKRIEGQARGIHRMVEEEKYCIDILTQVSALTKALESVALGLLDDHLRHCVLDAAVEGGPAAEEKLKEASDAIARLVRS; this is encoded by the coding sequence ATGACCACCGCTCACCCGCACCACGGCTACATCTCCGACAAGGCCCGCTACCTCGCGCGGCTCAAGCGCATCGAGGGCCAGGCCCGCGGCATCCACCGGATGGTCGAGGAGGAGAAGTACTGCATCGACATCCTCACCCAGGTCAGCGCGCTCACCAAGGCGCTGGAGTCGGTCGCCCTCGGGCTGCTCGACGACCACCTGCGCCACTGCGTGCTGGACGCGGCGGTCGAGGGCGGCCCGGCGGCCGAGGAGAAGCTCAAGGAAGCCTCGGACGCGATCGCCCGCCTGGTGCGCTCCTGA
- a CDS encoding AMP-binding protein → MTSAHHLALSPLHFLERAATVFRDRPAVVDGDLRLTYGQWADRLARTVAALRAHRVQRGDRVAVLAPNSAGMLDAHFAVPGAGAVLVPLNTRLTAAELSWIIDHSGASLLLVHPDCADLARDLQVSCALLGFDELGEELALTEPSSWHTADEDDLLSINYTSGTTGRPRGVVYLHRGAHQQALAMVAHGRLGADTRHLWTLPMFHCNGWAFVWAVTAAGGTHVCLPRPDAGEVWRLLDTEAITGFNAAPTVLHDIAAHPSARAGRPVRVGTGGAPPSPTLLGALAELGMDVTHYYGLTETYGPSLVCEFPAELASASIREQAAFKARQGNCNIAGVPVRVVDDQGHDVPADARTMGEVVVRGNTVAAGYYRDPEATERAFGGGWFRTGDLAVMHPDSYLELRDRSKDIIISGGENVSSIEVEQVLQRHPDVAEVAVVAMAHERWGEVPVAFVTLRPGASEDPESLIAFAREHLPGFKTPKAVHYGDLPKTSTGKIQKVELRSRLAGPSDGQAGPGR, encoded by the coding sequence ATGACCAGCGCCCACCACCTGGCGCTCTCCCCGCTCCACTTCCTCGAGCGAGCCGCGACCGTCTTCCGGGACCGCCCGGCGGTGGTCGACGGCGACCTCCGGCTCACCTACGGCCAGTGGGCGGACCGCCTCGCCCGCACGGTGGCGGCGCTGCGAGCCCACCGGGTGCAGCGGGGTGACCGGGTCGCGGTGCTGGCGCCCAACTCGGCAGGCATGCTCGACGCGCACTTCGCGGTCCCCGGTGCGGGCGCGGTGCTCGTGCCGCTCAACACCAGGCTGACGGCCGCGGAGCTGAGCTGGATCATCGACCACAGCGGAGCCTCGCTGCTGCTGGTGCACCCGGACTGCGCGGACCTGGCTCGCGACCTGCAGGTCTCGTGCGCCCTGCTCGGCTTCGACGAGCTCGGTGAGGAGCTCGCGCTCACCGAGCCGAGCAGCTGGCACACCGCTGACGAGGACGACCTGCTCTCGATCAACTACACCTCGGGCACCACCGGGCGCCCCCGCGGCGTGGTCTACCTGCACCGGGGAGCCCACCAGCAGGCGCTGGCGATGGTGGCGCACGGCCGGCTGGGCGCCGACACCCGGCACCTGTGGACGCTGCCGATGTTCCACTGCAACGGCTGGGCCTTCGTCTGGGCAGTCACCGCCGCCGGCGGCACCCACGTCTGCCTCCCTCGCCCGGATGCCGGCGAGGTCTGGCGGCTGCTGGACACCGAGGCGATCACCGGCTTCAACGCTGCTCCCACGGTGCTGCACGACATCGCCGCCCACCCCTCCGCCCGAGCCGGCCGCCCGGTGCGCGTGGGCACCGGGGGAGCGCCGCCGTCGCCGACCCTGCTCGGGGCCCTCGCCGAGCTGGGCATGGACGTCACCCACTACTACGGGCTCACCGAGACCTACGGGCCGTCGCTCGTGTGCGAGTTCCCGGCCGAGCTGGCGTCGGCGAGCATCCGCGAGCAGGCCGCGTTCAAGGCGCGCCAGGGCAACTGCAACATCGCCGGCGTCCCCGTGCGAGTGGTCGACGACCAGGGCCACGACGTGCCCGCCGATGCCCGCACCATGGGCGAGGTGGTGGTGCGCGGCAACACGGTGGCGGCGGGCTACTACCGGGACCCGGAGGCGACGGAGCGAGCCTTCGGAGGAGGGTGGTTCCGCACTGGCGACCTGGCCGTCATGCACCCCGACTCCTACCTCGAGCTGCGCGACCGGTCGAAGGACATCATCATCTCGGGCGGGGAGAACGTCTCCTCGATCGAGGTGGAGCAGGTGCTCCAGCGCCACCCCGACGTCGCGGAGGTCGCCGTGGTCGCGATGGCGCACGAGCGCTGGGGCGAGGTGCCCGTCGCCTTCGTGACCCTGCGCCCTGGTGCCAGCGAGGACCCGGAGTCGCTGATCGCCTTCGCCCGGGAGCACCTCCCCGGCTTCAAGACGCCCAAGGCGGTCCACTACGGCGACCTGCCCAAGACCAGCACCGGCAAGATCCAGAAGGTCGAGCTGCGCTCCCGGCTCGCGGGCCCTTCCGACGGCCAGGCCGGTCCTGGACGATAG
- a CDS encoding vitamin B12-dependent ribonucleotide reductase, producing the protein MTETVNSPAKQRGARKSGIKIERVFSTEGVHPYDEVTWERRDVVQTNWKTGEAVFEQRNVEFPEFWSVNASTIVTTKYFRGAVGTDERESSLRQLIDRVVHKYREGGEAHGYFTSLAEAELFEHELTWLLLHQYFSFNSPVWFNVGTPAPQQVSACFILSVDDSMDSILNWYKEEGFIFKGGSGAGLNLSRIRSSKELLSSGGTASGPVSFMRGADASAGTIKSGGATRRAAKMVVLDVDHPDIEEFVETKAREENKIRALRDAGFDMDLGGRDITSVQYQNANNSVRVSDEFMRAVENGTSFDLRARMTGESIEQVDARELFRKIAVAAWECADPGLQYDDTINDWHTNPETGRITASNPCSEYMSLDNSSCNLASLNLLKFLKDDDTFDAPLFAKAVELIITAMDISICFADFPTESIGKTTVDYRQLGIGYANLGALLMAMGLGYDSDGGRAMAAAITSLMTGTSYKRSAELAAVVGPYAGYARNADAHKRVMRKHQAANDSVRTIHSGDHQVHELATKAWAEVMRLGERNGFRNAQASVLAPTGTIGFMMDCDTTGIEPDFSLVKFKKLVGGGSMQIVNQTVPRALRKMGYQEEQVEAIVEYIAEHGHVIDAPGLRQEHYEVFDCAMGARALAPMGHVRMMAACQPFLSGAISKTVNLPETATVEEIEDIYLQSWKLGLKATAVYRDNCKVGQPLADAKAKTEPADKAEPEARVVEVHKPFRKRLPKSRASRTTSFTVGGAEGYMTSGAHEDGELGEIFLKLGKQGSTLAGVMDAFSIAVSIGLQYGVPLETYVAKFTNLRFEPSGMTDDADVRMAQSIMDYIFRRLALDYLPFDERSMLGIYSAEERKRQLETGSYEPLPEVEEVSEVEALKDHGAEADKAPELSATVDVEAPAAKPAPEGAHTSAELMEKITGTAVDSPLCFTCGTKMRPAGSCYVCEGCGSTSGCS; encoded by the coding sequence ATGACAGAGACGGTGAACAGCCCCGCCAAGCAGCGCGGCGCACGCAAGTCAGGCATCAAGATCGAGCGGGTGTTCAGCACCGAGGGCGTGCACCCCTACGACGAGGTGACCTGGGAGCGTCGCGACGTCGTGCAGACCAACTGGAAGACCGGAGAGGCGGTCTTCGAGCAGCGCAACGTCGAGTTCCCCGAGTTCTGGTCCGTCAACGCCTCGACGATCGTCACCACGAAGTACTTCCGCGGCGCGGTCGGCACCGACGAGCGCGAGTCCAGCCTGCGTCAGCTGATCGACCGCGTGGTGCACAAGTACCGCGAGGGCGGGGAGGCCCACGGCTACTTCACCAGCCTGGCCGAGGCCGAGCTGTTCGAGCACGAGCTCACCTGGCTGCTGCTGCACCAGTACTTCTCGTTCAACTCCCCGGTGTGGTTCAACGTCGGCACGCCTGCCCCGCAGCAGGTCTCCGCGTGCTTCATCCTCTCGGTCGACGACTCGATGGACTCGATCCTCAACTGGTACAAGGAGGAGGGCTTCATCTTCAAGGGCGGCTCCGGTGCCGGCCTCAACCTCTCCCGCATCCGCTCCTCCAAGGAGCTGCTCTCCTCCGGTGGCACCGCGTCGGGCCCGGTCTCCTTCATGCGTGGTGCCGACGCCTCCGCCGGCACGATCAAGTCCGGCGGCGCGACCCGCCGCGCGGCCAAGATGGTCGTCCTCGACGTGGACCACCCCGACATCGAGGAGTTCGTCGAGACCAAGGCGCGCGAGGAGAACAAGATCCGCGCGCTGCGCGACGCCGGGTTCGACATGGACCTGGGCGGCCGCGACATCACCTCCGTGCAGTACCAGAACGCCAACAACTCGGTCCGCGTCTCCGACGAGTTCATGCGTGCGGTGGAGAACGGCACGTCGTTCGACCTGCGCGCCCGCATGACCGGCGAGTCGATCGAGCAGGTCGACGCCCGCGAGCTGTTCCGCAAGATCGCGGTGGCGGCGTGGGAGTGCGCCGACCCGGGCCTGCAGTACGACGACACGATCAACGACTGGCACACCAACCCCGAGACCGGCCGCATCACCGCCTCCAACCCCTGCTCGGAGTACATGTCGCTGGACAACTCCTCGTGCAACCTGGCCTCGCTCAACCTGCTCAAGTTCCTCAAGGACGACGACACCTTCGACGCGCCGCTGTTCGCCAAGGCCGTCGAGCTGATCATCACCGCGATGGACATCTCGATCTGCTTCGCGGACTTCCCGACCGAGTCGATCGGCAAGACCACCGTCGACTACCGCCAGCTCGGCATCGGCTACGCCAACCTCGGCGCGCTGCTGATGGCGATGGGCCTGGGCTACGACTCCGACGGCGGCCGGGCGATGGCCGCGGCGATCACCAGCCTGATGACCGGCACCTCCTACAAGCGGTCCGCCGAGCTCGCCGCGGTGGTCGGTCCCTACGCCGGCTACGCCCGCAACGCCGACGCCCACAAGCGGGTCATGCGCAAGCACCAGGCCGCCAACGACTCGGTGCGCACGATCCACTCCGGCGACCACCAGGTCCACGAGCTCGCGACGAAGGCGTGGGCCGAGGTGATGCGCCTCGGTGAGCGCAACGGCTTCCGCAACGCGCAGGCCTCGGTGCTCGCACCCACCGGCACCATCGGCTTCATGATGGACTGCGACACCACCGGCATCGAGCCCGACTTCTCGCTGGTGAAGTTCAAGAAGCTCGTCGGCGGCGGCTCGATGCAGATCGTCAACCAGACCGTGCCCCGGGCCCTGCGCAAGATGGGCTACCAGGAGGAGCAGGTCGAGGCGATCGTCGAGTACATCGCCGAGCACGGCCACGTCATCGACGCCCCCGGCCTGCGCCAGGAGCACTACGAGGTCTTCGACTGCGCCATGGGTGCGCGGGCGCTGGCCCCGATGGGCCACGTGCGGATGATGGCGGCCTGCCAGCCGTTCCTCTCCGGTGCGATCTCCAAGACGGTCAACCTGCCGGAGACCGCCACGGTGGAGGAGATTGAGGACATCTACCTCCAGTCATGGAAGCTCGGCCTCAAGGCGACCGCGGTCTACCGCGACAACTGCAAGGTCGGCCAGCCCCTGGCCGACGCCAAGGCCAAGACCGAGCCGGCCGACAAGGCGGAGCCCGAGGCCCGGGTCGTCGAGGTCCACAAGCCGTTCCGCAAGCGCCTGCCCAAGAGCCGCGCGAGCCGCACCACGTCGTTCACCGTGGGCGGCGCCGAGGGCTACATGACCTCGGGGGCGCACGAGGACGGCGAGCTCGGCGAGATCTTCCTCAAGCTCGGCAAGCAGGGCTCGACCCTGGCCGGCGTGATGGACGCCTTCTCGATCGCGGTCTCGATCGGCCTGCAGTACGGCGTGCCGCTGGAGACCTACGTCGCGAAGTTCACCAACCTGCGCTTCGAGCCGTCGGGCATGACCGACGACGCCGACGTGCGGATGGCGCAGTCGATCATGGACTACATCTTCCGCCGTCTGGCGCTGGACTACCTGCCCTTCGACGAGCGCTCGATGCTCGGCATCTACTCCGCGGAGGAGCGCAAGCGCCAGCTCGAGACCGGCTCCTACGAGCCGCTCCCGGAGGTGGAGGAGGTCAGCGAGGTCGAGGCCCTCAAGGACCACGGCGCGGAGGCCGACAAGGCACCCGAGCTGTCCGCGACGGTCGACGTCGAGGCCCCGGCGGCCAAGCCGGCGCCCGAGGGCGCCCACACCAGCGCCGAGCTGATGGAGAAGATCACCGGCACCGCGGTCGACAGCCCGCTCTGCTTCACCTGCGGCACCAAGATGCGGCCCGCCGGCTCGTGCTACGTGTGCGAGGGCTGCGGCAGCACCAGCGGCTGCAGCTGA
- the nrdR gene encoding transcriptional regulator NrdR, with translation MHCPFCRHTDTRVLDSRVSEDGGAIRRRRTCSECARRFSTVEQMQLVVVKRSGATEPFTRDKAIAGVRKACKGRPVTEDQLARLGQRVEEALRGAGWAEVPAHEVGMAILEPLSALDEVAYLRFASVYRAFESADDFESEIAELRSRACGDPLHAAGAPT, from the coding sequence ATGCACTGTCCGTTCTGCCGCCACACCGACACCAGGGTCCTCGACAGCCGGGTCAGCGAGGACGGCGGCGCGATCCGCCGCCGGCGCACGTGCTCGGAGTGCGCCCGCCGCTTCAGCACCGTCGAGCAGATGCAGCTCGTGGTGGTCAAGCGCTCCGGAGCCACCGAGCCGTTCACCCGCGACAAGGCGATCGCGGGGGTGCGCAAGGCCTGCAAGGGGCGCCCGGTCACCGAGGACCAGCTGGCCCGGCTCGGGCAGCGCGTCGAGGAGGCCCTGCGCGGCGCGGGCTGGGCCGAGGTGCCTGCCCACGAGGTGGGGATGGCGATCCTCGAGCCGCTCAGCGCCCTGGACGAGGTGGCCTACCTCCGCTTCGCCAGCGTCTACCGCGCCTTCGAGTCCGCCGACGACTTCGAGTCCGAGATCGCCGAGCTGCGCTCCCGTGCCTGCGGCGACCCGCTCCACGCGGCCGGGGCGCCCACCTGA
- a CDS encoding lysoplasmalogenase — translation MTPSPPAPPHPSRPSAPARPLLRHPQALAAARAYTALALVDTRLAGHADPSVRRWRRLTKPLLMPALASAFSLATPQEASVLRRGTLVAQALSGAGDVALLGQGERAFLAGLGSFFGAHIAYVTAFASRARPRHDRSHLTGTKAAAATFATLGPALAWAAGRRAPALRAPVVAYAGILSSMVATSSRLGDDVAPSARRTVVVGTATFLASDATIALRRFVLSSPTPRSDAVVMATYTAGQGLIAAGVAAALRGHGPGGPS, via the coding sequence GTGACCCCCTCTCCCCCGGCCCCTCCGCATCCGTCCCGACCCAGCGCCCCGGCCCGGCCGCTCCTGCGGCACCCGCAGGCGCTCGCAGCCGCGCGGGCGTACACCGCGCTGGCCCTGGTTGACACCCGGCTGGCCGGCCACGCCGACCCGTCGGTGCGCCGGTGGCGCAGGCTCACCAAGCCGCTGCTCATGCCGGCGCTGGCGAGCGCCTTCTCGCTGGCGACCCCCCAGGAGGCCTCCGTGCTGCGCCGCGGGACCCTCGTCGCCCAGGCCCTGTCCGGGGCCGGGGACGTCGCCCTCCTCGGCCAGGGCGAGCGGGCCTTCCTCGCCGGCCTGGGGTCGTTCTTCGGTGCCCACATCGCCTACGTCACCGCCTTCGCCAGCAGGGCGCGCCCCCGGCACGACCGCAGCCACCTGACCGGCACGAAGGCCGCGGCCGCCACGTTCGCGACCCTGGGGCCGGCGTTGGCCTGGGCCGCGGGACGCCGCGCACCCGCACTCCGCGCGCCGGTCGTGGCGTACGCCGGGATCCTGTCGTCGATGGTCGCCACCTCCTCCCGCCTGGGCGACGACGTCGCACCGAGCGCGCGCCGCACCGTGGTCGTCGGCACGGCGACCTTCCTCGCCTCTGACGCGACCATCGCGCTGCGCCGATTCGTGCTGAGCTCACCGACCCCGCGGTCGGACGCCGTGGTCATGGCGACCTACACCGCCGGACAGGGCCTCATCGCCGCCGGCGTGGCAGCCGCCCTGAGGGGGCACGGCCCCGGTGGGCCCTCGTGA
- a CDS encoding LysM peptidoglycan-binding domain-containing protein, giving the protein MSTMVIAGGRRTVASRPVPQVRVGQVRQVRQVRPVETDRAPVRLTRRGRLVLTLVLTVMVVLGLLAAGGASFATREAGDPQPIRTVEVERGQTLWGIAATIAEPGEVRDMVYTIERLNSLPDATLTEGQVLAVPRG; this is encoded by the coding sequence ATGAGCACGATGGTGATCGCAGGAGGCCGCCGCACGGTGGCGAGCCGTCCGGTCCCGCAGGTCCGGGTGGGCCAGGTCCGCCAGGTCCGCCAGGTCCGGCCCGTGGAGACCGACCGGGCCCCGGTCCGGCTGACCCGGCGCGGGCGTCTGGTGCTCACGCTGGTCCTGACCGTGATGGTGGTCCTCGGCCTGCTCGCGGCGGGTGGCGCGTCCTTCGCGACGCGCGAGGCGGGCGACCCGCAGCCCATCCGCACGGTCGAGGTGGAGCGGGGGCAGACGCTGTGGGGGATCGCCGCGACGATCGCCGAGCCCGGCGAGGTCCGCGACATGGTCTACACGATCGAGCGGCTCAACTCGCTCCCGGACGCGACCCTCACCGAGGGTCAGGTCCTGGCGGTCCCGCGGGGCTGA
- the lexA gene encoding transcriptional repressor LexA, with product MERKERSATTPSRGRSNVSELPDGPPDASGLTPRQQRVLTVIRESLQTRGYPPSMREIGEKVGLTSSSSVAHQLRTLEDKGFIRRDPNRPRALTVAGPAEPEVPEGGIDETGIDDAQPTPAYVPVVGRIAAGGPILAEERVESVFPLPRELVGEGTLFLLEVVGDSMLDAAICSGDYVVVRQQATADNGDIVAALLDGEATVKTFQRKDGHVWLLPHNEAYEPIDGTHATILGKVTTVLRRV from the coding sequence ATGGAGCGCAAGGAGCGCAGCGCGACGACCCCCTCACGAGGACGCTCCAACGTGAGCGAGCTGCCCGACGGGCCTCCCGACGCCTCGGGGCTCACCCCCCGACAGCAGCGGGTCCTGACCGTGATCCGGGAGTCGCTCCAGACCCGGGGCTATCCGCCGAGCATGCGCGAGATCGGCGAGAAGGTCGGGTTGACCAGCTCCTCCTCGGTCGCCCACCAGCTCCGCACGCTGGAGGACAAGGGCTTCATCCGTCGTGACCCCAACCGGCCCCGCGCGCTGACCGTCGCCGGCCCGGCCGAGCCCGAGGTGCCCGAGGGCGGGATCGACGAGACCGGCATCGACGACGCCCAGCCGACCCCTGCCTACGTCCCGGTCGTCGGGCGCATCGCCGCCGGCGGTCCGATCCTCGCCGAGGAGCGGGTCGAGTCGGTCTTCCCGCTCCCCCGCGAGCTGGTCGGCGAGGGCACGCTGTTCCTCCTCGAGGTGGTGGGCGACTCGATGCTCGACGCTGCCATCTGCAGCGGCGACTACGTCGTGGTGCGCCAGCAGGCCACCGCCGACAACGGCGACATCGTGGCGGCCCTGCTCGACGGCGAGGCCACCGTCAAGACCTTCCAGCGCAAGGACGGCCACGTCTGGCTGCTCCCCCACAACGAGGCCTACGAGCCCATCGACGGCACGCACGCGACGATCCTGGGCAAGGTCACCACCGTCCTGCGTCGGGTCTGA